A stretch of Vigna angularis cultivar LongXiaoDou No.4 chromosome 4, ASM1680809v1, whole genome shotgun sequence DNA encodes these proteins:
- the LOC108332012 gene encoding uncharacterized protein LOC108332012 gives MASSSSTNTSLGGSFSNPSIYTNYVNVHLSIDKLDDTNYATWASDIKHWLKSQGYVDILTQNVTTATIDDTSCWMKIDAHLCIVIKSTIHSSLKQMFRSYETCSEVWAQAKLLYTNDTQRLYGVCQDLFIVIGPCSPGPMAEYLGKVHALLHDFNELLPPASTPAKELEQRSKFFMLLALYELSDDFSHVRDHILGSHVIPNFTSTCSALLRILSKLVIETSPHTDDSLAMVVQRDDRSRSRKPGKGRPKCDHCGKLGHKIDRCYALHGRPP, from the coding sequence atggcttcttcctcgtctacaaacacctctCTTGGTGGCTCATTTTCTAATCCCTCAATATAtaccaattatgtgaatgtacacttgtccattgacaagttagatgaCACAAATTATGCAACATGGGCGTCCGACATCAAACATTGGTTGAAAAGTCAGGGGTACGTAGATATccttactcaaaatgtgactactgctACCATAGATGACACTTCCtgctggatgaaaattgatgcccatctatgcattgttataaagtccaccattcactcctcactaaaacaaatgtttcgatcatatgaaacatgttcagaagtatgggcacaagcgaagttgttatacacaaatgacactcagcgtctttatggtgtttgtcaggacctattcATTGTTATTGGTCCGTGCAGTCCTGGTCCCatggcagaatatttgggtaaagttcatgcccttcttcatgattttaatgagctattacctcctgcttccactcctgctaaagaattggaacaacgatcaaagttcttcatgttgttggcattatacgAACTCTCTGATGATTtctctcatgtccgtgatcacATTTTGGGTTCTCATGTCATACCtaactttacttctacttgttctgcACTTTTGCGTATACTGAGCAAACTAGTCATTGAAACATCTCCTCATACTGATGATTCCTTAGCTATGGTTGTCcaacgtgatgatcgaagtcggtctcgcaagccaggtaaaggacgtccaaaatgtgaccactgtggcaaattaggccacaaaattgatagatgttatgcgcttcatggacgtcctcctTGA